One genomic segment of Agromyces intestinalis includes these proteins:
- a CDS encoding GTP-binding protein, which produces MSTDTSQATISAKIVIAGGFGVGKTTLVGSVSEIDPLTTEAVMTSASLGVDDLSAVPDKTTTTVAMDFGRISLDSDLILYLFGTPGQDRFWFMWDDLTQGAIGAVVLIDTRRLADSFAAIDYFESRNTPFIVAHNVFGADQNYTAEQIREALSLRPEVPIVACDARDRESTKATLISLVEHVLSHIGTTPPRSA; this is translated from the coding sequence GTGAGCACCGACACCAGCCAGGCGACCATTTCGGCGAAGATCGTCATCGCCGGAGGATTCGGCGTGGGCAAGACGACCCTCGTCGGCTCGGTTTCCGAGATCGACCCGCTCACCACCGAAGCGGTGATGACGTCGGCGAGCCTCGGCGTCGACGACCTCTCCGCGGTGCCCGACAAGACCACGACCACGGTCGCGATGGACTTCGGTCGAATCTCGCTGGACTCGGACCTGATCCTCTACCTGTTCGGCACTCCCGGTCAGGACCGCTTCTGGTTCATGTGGGACGACCTGACCCAGGGTGCGATCGGCGCCGTGGTGCTGATCGACACGCGCCGCCTGGCCGACTCGTTCGCCGCGATCGACTACTTCGAGTCTCGCAATACCCCGTTCATCGTCGCCCACAACGTGTTCGGAGCCGACCAGAACTACACGGCCGAGCAGATTCGCGAGGCGCTTTCGCTTCGGCCCGAGGTGCCTATCGTCGCGTGCGACGCCCGCGACCGGGAATCGACCAAGGCGACGCTGATCAGCCTCGTCGAGCATGTCCTGTCGCACATCGGCACCACGCCCCCCAGGAGCGCGTAG
- a CDS encoding RidA family protein, translated as MPRTTVSAPSAPAAIGPYSHAARGGDELFLSGQTPIDPATGLLVEGGVAEQTRRVFRNLEHVLQAAGGDLTDVVKVNVYLTSMDDFHAMNAVYAEVFTEPFPARTTVAVAGLPLGARIEIECVAAIG; from the coding sequence ATGCCCCGAACGACCGTCTCCGCACCGTCCGCCCCCGCCGCGATCGGCCCGTACTCGCATGCCGCCCGAGGGGGCGACGAACTGTTCCTCTCCGGGCAGACCCCGATCGACCCGGCGACGGGGCTCCTCGTCGAGGGCGGTGTCGCAGAGCAGACCCGCCGGGTGTTCCGCAATCTCGAGCACGTGCTGCAGGCCGCCGGAGGAGACCTGACGGATGTCGTGAAGGTCAACGTCTATCTGACGTCCATGGACGACTTCCACGCCATGAACGCAGTGTACGCGGAGGTCTTCACCGAGCCGTTCCCGGCGCGCACGACCGTCGCGGTCGCCGGGCTCCCTCTGGGCGCCCGCATCGAGATCGAATGCGTCGCCGCGATCGGATAG